In Thermodesulfatator atlanticus DSM 21156, the sequence CTTTGAGTTCAAGGTGGTGGAGGATGAGCCCGAAGGTAAAGCACTTTTACAGCTAAAAGAGAAGCGCTACTGGGAGAAGTATCAGGGCAGGTGCAAAAAGATCTGGCTTATCGGGGTTGAGTTTAGCAAGCGCAAGCGGAACATCGTTTCTTTTGAGGTGGAAGAGATTTCCTGAGATCGCTTCGTCGCCCCTTACGGGCTCCCTAGGATGGGCGAAAGGCAAGGAACGAAAGGCTAAGGGCGTAAGGCAAAGGGCGGAGGGTGAGCAGTGAACAGTGATCGGTGATCGGTAAGTTCTAGAGGTTCTAGAGGTTCTAGAGGTTGTAGAAGTTCTAGAGGTTTCCTGAGATCGCACGGGCGTAAAAGTCGCCTCGCGATGATGGGTGTGGGGGGCATTCTGAGGGAGCGATTTTCTTTTGTCATTCTGAGGGAGCGAAGTGACCGAAGAATCCATTAAATGGATCCTTCGCCTCGCTGGCGCTCGGCTCAGGATGACATAACAGAAAGACTTCGCTCAAGATGAGAGAAAGTGAACAGAGAACAGTGAGCTGTGATCAGTGAGGTTCTAAAGGTTATAGAAGTTCTAGAGGTTGTAGAAGTTTGGCACCTGACCTGGTTGAGGATCCGTTCTTATTTTTCGGAAGGAAAAATAGGAACGGATCCCAGATAATAGAGCCCGGCGAAAATCGAGATACCTACGCAAAAGCGAAGTTAGGAGTTTCAAATGAAAGGAAACAATAAAATAGCCTTTATTGTTGGGCATTATAAGTGTGGCACAACCTAGCTCATTAATATGCTAAGTCTTCATCCTGAAATTATTGGTTTAGCAGAGACTAACTTATTTAAATACGTCTTTGATAAAACACCAGCAGAAACTACTAAAATTCTTTTTAGCGGAACTGCCTGGAGTGAAGGCGGGTTAAAAAGATTGCCTAGGAATCTTGTAGCCAAAATAGTAAATCCTATTAGGAAATATTGGAAACCAGTTGTTGGTTTAAAAACAACAGATAGACCACTGACAAGATATTCTTTAAGCTTGCGAGAACAATTTTCATTAAAAAGACAATTATTAAAGTGTGATAATCCCGAAGAATACTGCCGCACTTTTTTCGGTTTTTTTATAAAGAAATTTAACCCTAAATACCTCATAGAAAAAAGTGCCGACCACGTACGAGCTATTCCAAAGATTAAGCAAGTTTATCCTGATAGCAAATTAATAGCTGTTTATAGGGATGGCAGGGACTTTGTTATTTCCCATAGACATTATGCTAAAAATATGGGCCTTGCCTGGAGTTTTGAAGAAAGCGTTCTTTTGTGGAAAGAAATGATTGAACTCCAATTACGCTATCAACAGGAATTTAATTTGTGGACTTGTTCTTATGAAGATATGCTAAACAACTCTCGAAAAATAGCACAAAACATTTTGAATTTTCTTGGTTTGTCATACAATGATCAGGTGCTAAATAATATGATTAATAAATCGTCTTTTGAGTTTATTACAGGTCGTAAAAGAGGCCAGGCTAATAGTAAAAGTTTTTATAGAAAGGGTGTGTCGGGAGATTGGAAAAACTATTTTTCTCTTAAAGAAAAAGAAACTTTTAAAAAACTCGCCGGGGATCTGTTGATTAAACTAGGATATGAAAAGGATTTTGACTGGTAAATTATTATTTGTTCTAGCCGCGGCCCTTTTACTGCGCCTGGCACTTTTGCCCCTTTTCTGGCATCAACCTTTGAACATCGTTGACGAGCAACATTATAACCGCCTGGCCCTGGCTATTTTAGAGCGGGGAGAATTTGGGTGGAAGCCCGGCAAGCCTACGGCCATTCGCCCACCACTTTATCCTGCGTTTTTGGCCGGGGTGTATAAAGTTTTTGGGGCCGAAAATTATAACGCCGTGAGGGTTATCCAGATATTTATTTCGCTTTTAAGTGGGATTTTGGTTTATTCTTTGGCAAAAAAGATATTTGCACGGGAAGACGCGGCACTTTTGGCAGGGGGGATCTTTCTTTTTTATCCTTCCCTTGTGTTTTTCAATTATTTGATCCTAACAGAGACACTTTTTATCTTTCTTTTTCTCC encodes:
- a CDS encoding glycosyltransferase family 39 protein, which produces MKRILTGKLLFVLAAALLLRLALLPLFWHQPLNIVDEQHYNRLALAILERGEFGWKPGKPTAIRPPLYPAFLAGVYKVFGAENYNAVRVIQIFISLLSGILVYSLAKKIFAREDAALLAGGIFLFYPSLVFFNYLILTETLFIFLFLLSLWCLVAAMGMVIREQ
- a CDS encoding sulfotransferase domain-containing protein → MLSLHPEIIGLAETNLFKYVFDKTPAETTKILFSGTAWSEGGLKRLPRNLVAKIVNPIRKYWKPVVGLKTTDRPLTRYSLSLREQFSLKRQLLKCDNPEEYCRTFFGFFIKKFNPKYLIEKSADHVRAIPKIKQVYPDSKLIAVYRDGRDFVISHRHYAKNMGLAWSFEESVLLWKEMIELQLRYQQEFNLWTCSYEDMLNNSRKIAQNILNFLGLSYNDQVLNNMINKSSFEFITGRKRGQANSKSFYRKGVSGDWKNYFSLKEKETFKKLAGDLLIKLGYEKDFDW